AATATGATGATCCAGGGATATATGCTCCTACAGGACAAGAAAACTGGCTTTTTGGTGAATATGGGCAAAGACAAGGTCCTGTTAATGTGTCTGATGCGATAAAATACTCTACAGATACTTATTTCTATGAGATGAGTAGAAGAATGGGTATTGATAAAATTTACGAATATGCACATAAGCTTGGACTTGATCAAAAAACCGGAATAGAATTATATGAAACACAAGGAATAATCGCAAATCCGCAGTTTAAGAAAGACTATAATTTAGCAATTTTAAAATCTATGGTTAAGACGGATAAAAACCCAAATGGAAAAATAACACAGGATCAATATGACAAAATAGTTGCGTTAATAGACAAAGGGAATTTCAGCGATTATAAGACATTCTTAGAATTGAAAAAGATGGGTATAACCAATTCGAAATTACAAATGGATATATGGAGAATCATGGATGGAACAAGATGGACTTTGGTAGATACAACAAATGCTTCAATAGGTCAAGGCAGTAATCAATTTACACCGATAGAAATTGCAAGCTATCTGTCTACACTTTTAAACGGTGGAACGAGATATAGAATGCATTTAGTTGATAAAATAGTTTCACCGGATGGGAAAATTGTAGAGGAAGTAAATCCGGAGGTACTTGATAAGATTGACATACCACAAAATTACCTTGATGCAATTAAGCTCGGAATGAAAGGAGCGACAGAAGAAGGTGGTACGGCAAGTGCTGCATTTGCTAATTTTCCTATAGAAGTTGGAGGAAAGACAGGGTCTGCTGAGGTAGGCTCCCATGGAAGCAAAATAATGCAAAACTACGGATGGTTTGTTGGATTTGCACCATATGACAAACCACAGATTGTAGTAACGGCACTTATATATCAAGGTGGTTCAGGTGCATATACAGCACAAGTTGCGAGAGACATTATGGATGCTTACTTTGGCTTTAACAATCCTAACAATCAAACACAAAATCAGAATCAACCTAAAAACAATGTACAAGGGCAAAATAATGGTCATTGAGAATAATATTTCGACTTATTGACAATAAAAGAGGGCATTTTTTATCCTCTTTTGTTTTTTTAGAAGGAAAAATAAAAGTTATGGAGAATATTATAATTAGGACTAAGACTATAATGGGAGGGCCAAAAGATGTTAGATGATTATGTGAAAATACATGGTTCTAAAGATGGCCTTGTGGTAATTGCCAGTGATATCACAGATATAGATACACTAAAAGAAAAAATTATAAATAGAATTGAGCATTCAATTACATTTTTTAAAGGTGCTCAACTGACAGTTAAAGTACATAATCTTGATGTAGATGAGAGCAGTATTGAGGCATTAAAGGAGTTTATTTTTGGCAAATATGGTGTTAATGTAAATATTAAAAAAATACAAGAAAGACGCCTTAAAAATGTAACAAAAGAGAATGCAATTTTTGAGGGTCTCGATGAAGGTATGACGAAATTCTTTAATGGAACTGTTAGGTCTGGACAGGTAGTAAAGTATTATGGAAATCTCATAATACTTGGTGACGTAAACCCCGGAAGCATCGTTCAAGCATCAGGAAATATCATTGTAATGGGTACTTTAAGGGGGATTGCACATGCTGGTATATCAGGAAATAATAGAGCAATAATTGCTGCATCAAAAATATGTGCTATGCAGCTTAGAATTGCTAATATTATATCAAGGTCACCCGATAATGATATTGAGGCGATGTATCCTGAAGTTGCATTAATTAAAAAGAATAAAATTATAGTTAAGCCACTTTACTTATATGGTAAAATATAGTAAAATAGACAATAAAGAGAAACTAAGAAATGGAGTGAAGTAAATGAGTGAGGTTATAGTAATAACATCTGGTAAAGGTGGGGTAGGTAAAACAACAACAACAGCGAATATCGGTACATTCCTTTCAATGAAAGGTTTTAAAACCGTATTAGTTGATACTGATATAGGATTGAGGAATCTTGATGTTGTCATGGGACTTGAAAATAGGATAGTATATGACCTTGTAGATGTAGTAGAGGGACAGTGCCGTTTAAAACAAGCTTTAATAAAGGATAAAAGATATGAAGGATTGTATCTTTTACCAGCTGCCCAAACAAGAGATAAAACTGCCGTTAATCCAGATCAAATGAGAAAAGTTACAGATGAGTTGCGGCAAGAGTTTGATTATATTCTTATTGATTGCCCCGCAGGTATAGAACAAGGCTTCAAAAATGCTATAGCTGGTGCTGATAGGGCTTTAGTGGTTACTACACCAGAAGTATCTGCTGTAAGAGATGCTGATAGGATTATAGGACTTCTTGAAGCGTCAGAAGTAAATAATCAGATGCTTGTTATAAATAGAATAAAAATGGATATGGTAAAGCGTGGAGATATGATGAATATTGAAGATATCATGGATATTCTTGCAATAGACTTATTAGGCGTTATACCAGATGATGAGAATATAGTTATATCTACTAATAAAGGTGAACCAATAGTTACAGATGAAAAATCACTTGCCGGACAAGCATACAGGAATTTAACACAAAGATTAGTTGGTGAAGATGTTCCTCTTATAAATCTTGATGTAAATAATGGTATATTAGAAAGATTAAAAAATTTATTTAAAATTTCTTCAAGTCGGTAATGTCAGGAGGTGTATCATATGGATTTATTTAAATCTTTTGGCAGTAAAAGAAACAGTAAAAATGTAGCAAAAGAAAGGTTACAGTTATTGCTAGTTCATGACAGGTCCGACGTATCTCCAAAATTTTTAGAGGTTATGAGGGAAGAAATTATGAATGTAATATCTAATTATGTTGATATTGATGAAGAAGGATTAAATGTTGAAATAACAAAAGAGAAAAGAAGAGACGATACATATGTTCCAGCACTTCATGCTGACATACCAATAAAAAAGATGAAAAGAGTAATAAGATAACCGGTTATTTACCGGTCTTTTTTTACCCTTTAAAAAATTTATATATACTGTTAAATATTGAGTGTAAACAAGTTATGGTGTATAACGACATTGTATGATATAATACAAGAAGTGATATTATATAGAAAGGGTAATATACTGTAATGTTAAATAAAAAGTTATGGAAAAACTTTGATTTTGGACTCCTTATTACAGTCATCTTAATATGTGCATTAAGCATTGTTGTTATATCAAGTGCTTCACATGCTATTGAAACAGGATCATACAAAAAAGTAATTGTGCAGTCATTTGCAATATTATTTGGTATTATATTATTATTTATTATAACATTATTTGATTACAATCAGATATCAAGGTTGTCTAAAATTATATATATATTAAATATTTTAGTGCTTATATCTGTACTATTTGTCGGAAAAGTTAGTAATGGAGCGCAAAGCTGGATTCATATTGGTCCGATTGATATACAGCCATCAGAATTTTCTAAGATTGCTATTATATTAACTCTTGCAAATACATTTAAAGATATGGATGAAGTAAGGAGTTTTAAAGATTTAATTGGCCCACTAATACATGTTGGGATTCCATTTATTATTGTTATGCTGCAACCTGACCTTGGAACAGCCCTTGTATTTATAGCAATCTTTATAGGTATGTTGTTTATATCTGGTGTAAGACCTAAAGTATTTGGAGGCTTAATTGCCGCAGGGCTTGCAATGCTTCCTGTAGCATATAAAATACTAAAGCCATATCAAAGGAACAGGCTTTTATCATTTATAAATCCCAATCTCGATCCAATGGGTTCTGGATATCATGTTATACAGTCAAAAATAGCGATTGGTTCTGGTATGTTTTGGGGAAAGGGATTATATAATGGCAGCCAAACACAACTTTATTACCTGCCTGAAGCGTGGACGGACTTTATCTACTCTGTTGTTGGAGAAGAGTTGGGCTTTATTGGTGCAGCTTCATTGATACTTCTTTATGGAATAATGCTTTACAAATGTTGGAGAATAGCTTTTATGGCTAAGGATAAGTATGGATATCTAATAGCAGTTGGTATTATATCCATGTTTACATTCCACATATTTGAAAATATAGGAATGACGGTTGGAATAATGCCTATTACAGGCATACCACTACCATTTATGAGCTATGGTGGAAGCTCAATAGTTGCCAACATGATTGCAATTGGCCTTTTATTAAATGTCGGCATGCGAAGACAAAAAATCAATTTTTAATTGATATAATATTTTATTTCTACAAATGAAAAGAAAGGATGATGTTTATGAATATTGCATTGATAGCACATGACATGAAAAAACCTCTCATGGTAAATTTCGCTATAGCTTATAAGAATATTCTAAAAAAGTGCAATATATACGCAACAGGTGCTACAGGACAATTAGTTGAGGAAGCTACAGGAATTAAGGTCAATAAATTTTTGCCTGGACCGATGGGTGGCGATCAGCAGATTGGGGCAATGATTGCTCAAGATAAGATGGACCTTGTCATATTTTTAAGAGATCCTTTGACAGCGCAACCACATGAACCGGATATACTGGCTCTTTTAAGAGTTTGCGATGTGCATTCTATACCATTAGCAACAAATTTGGCTACAGCAGAAGTATTGATAAAAGGGCTCGATATGGGACTACTAGAATGGAGAAATGCAGTAAAATAAAATTTATTCATAATCCCTTCTCATTGATAATATAAATATATCATGAGAGGGGGTTGGCCAAATGAAGCCAAATAAATGGTCATCTACCAATTATATTAAAAAAAATAAGGTAGACTTAAAAAAATATATTGAAATATTTGAAAATCAATTTATAATTTGTCTCGTGCTTGTCGGAGTAGCTATGTTATTAAAGGCTATAAATATACCTATTGCAAAAACTATAACAGAAGGTACTAAGTCAGTTTTAAACTACAATATGAATTATGAAAATACAAAGAAAGGTCTACAGTTAGTAATGAGTAAAATTCCTACCTTTAAAGAAGATGTAATTAAGGTATTTTCAAATAAAAGCGAAGACAGTAAAAATGTTATTTCCAACAATGCTATATCAAGGATGATAGCTCCAATAAAAGGAAGCGTGGTTTCAAAATTTGGGTTAAAAGTAGATCCTAAAACAGGAAAAGAAATAAAGAATGATGGAGTTGACATAAGTGTTAGCACTGGCGAAAGCGTTAAAGCTGTTTTGGGTGGGGAAGTCATGATTGCAGATGAAACATATCCGGACCTTGGCAAAGTTGTTGTACTGAGGCATGAAAATGATGTAAGATCGGTTTATGCTCATTTATCAGAAATAGATGTTAAAAAAGGTGACAAAATAATACAAGGACAGGTTATTGGCAAAATTGGTGAAACGGGTAAAATTACTGCACAAACACTACATTTTGAAATATGGGAAAATGGAAAACCCATTGATCCACTTTCAAAGGTAAGTTTTGATGCACCTTCAAGTGATGTTAAAAAATGAATATTGATATTGATAAAATAAAGATAAACCCATTTACATGGGTTTTTGTATTACTGCTTATCATTACAAGATATTATGTTGAATTAGTAAATATAGTTCTTACTGTCGCAATTCATGAATTTAGTCATTTTATTATGGCAAAAAGACTCAATGTCAATGTCTTACAAATTGAAATATTCCCATTCGGCGGTGCAGCTATTCTCGATAGTTCTTTATTTATTCGCCCGGATTTGGAAATTTTGATCGCCTTAGCAGGCCCTTTGTCAAACCTTGTTTTTGTTTTACTGCTTATAATAATTGCAGAGTCAACAGGTATTTCTTTTGATCATTTAATAAGTATAAATATTATCATGTGTATATTTAATCTTTTACCTGGTGTTCCGCTTGATGGTGGCAGAGCCTTAAAGAGTATTTTATCTAGATTTATTGGGACTATCAAAGCAAATAATACTGCGGTTTACATATCATATATTTTATCCTTAGCATTAATGTACTATGGTATATTTACTTTAATATATGGCTATAAGAATTATGAATTAATAATCCTTGCTATATTTTTATTTATCGCAGCAAAAAAAGAGAGAAAATTATCGGTGTTTTTTCATTTACGGGATGTAGCATATAAAAAAGCAGATTTTTATAAGAGAGGATGTATGAGTGTTAGGCAGATAGCTGTTTTAGAAAATCAAAAAATAAGTAAAATAATTAATTGTTTTTTACCACTAAAATATCATATAATAGTTGTGCTGGATAAAAATCTTAGAGAGAAATATAGGCTTACAGAAACAGAACTTTTTGATTATGCTGTTAGTAACGGTATAAATTTATGTGTTGGGGATGTCTTAAATAAGATAAAATAGGAGGTAACAATGCTTGATATAAAAGAAAAAATAGATAGTATACTAATGATGGTAAATAAACCTGCTCGTTATACAGGCGGAGAGGTAAATTCAGTGATAAAGGACACAAAAAATGTAGACATAAGGTTTGCTTTCGCATTTCCTGATGTATATGAAGTAGGAATGTCACATCTTGGAATGAAAATACTGTATCATCTTTTAAATGATAGACAAGATACATATTGTGAAAGGGTCTTTGCACCTTGGGTAGATATGGAAAAAATCATGAGAGAAAATAATATACCTCTTTTTTCATTAGAGACTAAAACACCTCTTGAAAGATTTGACTTTATTGGTTTTACACTACAATATGAGTTAAGCTATACCAACATACTGAATATGCTTAACCTTGCGGGTATACCTATTAGAAGTAAGGATAGGGAAAACCTTCCGATAATAATAGCTGGTGGACCTTGTTCATATAATCCAGCACCATTATCAGATGTAATAGATTTATTCGTAATAGGTGATGGCGAGGAAGTAATAAATGAACTTTTAGATTTATATAAAGAATGTAAAAAAATTGGTGAGACAAAAGAAAAATTTTTAAAACTTGCATCAACAATAAAAGGAATATATGTACCATCATTCTATCAAGAAATATACAATGAGGATAATACAATTTCATCAATAAAACCATTGATAAAAGATGTACCATCATCAATAAAAAAGAGAATTGTAAAGGACCTTGATAAGACATACTATCCAGAAAAGCAAATAGTACCATTTATGAATATCATTCATGATAGAATAATGTTGGAGGTATTTAGAGGTTGTACGAGAGGATGTAGGTTTTGTCAAGCTGGCATGTTGTATAGGCCTGTCAGAGAAAGGTCAAAGGAGCATTTGCTTGAATTGGCTGATAAATTGATAAAAGCAACTGGTTATGAAGAAATTTCACTGTCTTCTTTAAGCACATGTGATTACTCTGAAATAGAAGGGCTAATATATGACTTGATTGAAAAGTACAAAGATATGGGAATAGGTGTAGCATTACCATCAACAAGGATAGATGCTTTTTCTATAAACTTGTTAAAGGAGATACAGAAAGTTAGAAAGACTGGTTTAACACTTGCACCTGAAGCGGGTACACAAAGATTAAGGGATGTCATAAATAAAGGTGTAACAGAAGAAGATTTGATAAATTCTACAAGAGAAGCATTTAAGGCCGGATGGAGTACTGTAAAACTGTATTTTATGTTAGGTTTGCCAACAGAAACAATGGAGGATGTGAGAGGAATTTCAGACCTTGCACATATGGTGGCAGACGTCTATAAAGACGTAAAAGGAAACACAAAGGGACTTAAGATAACTGTAAGTACATCAACATTTGTACCAAAGCCATTTACTCCATTCCAGTGGTATGGACAGGAAAATATGGATATAATTACAAAAAAGCAAGATCTATTAAAAAGTTTATTAAAAGGACACATATTTCATTACAATTGGCATGAAACTAAGATGAGCTTCCTTGAATCTATAATATCAAAAGGCGATAGAAGAGTAGGACAAGCCATAATCAGAGCATGGGAAAAGGGATGCAAATTTGATGGATGGGATGACTTTTTTAAATTTGACATATGGATGGATGCTTTTAATGATGTCGGAGTCGATCCATATTTTTATGCAAATAGAAAACGCGATTTTGATGAAGTATTCCCTTGGGACATTATAGATGCAGGTGTAAAGAAAGATTACCTTATAAGGGAGTATAAAAAATCTTTGGAAGGCGTGCTCACAAATGATTGCAGATTATATTGTACAGGTTGTGGGATAAAAGAGCTCGAAAAAGGGGTTGTATGTTTTGAAACTAAGAAATAAATTCGAAAAAGATGACAATTTAAG
This portion of the Thermoanaerobacterium sp. RBIITD genome encodes:
- the minC gene encoding septum site-determining protein MinC, giving the protein MLDDYVKIHGSKDGLVVIASDITDIDTLKEKIINRIEHSITFFKGAQLTVKVHNLDVDESSIEALKEFIFGKYGVNVNIKKIQERRLKNVTKENAIFEGLDEGMTKFFNGTVRSGQVVKYYGNLIILGDVNPGSIVQASGNIIVMGTLRGIAHAGISGNNRAIIAASKICAMQLRIANIISRSPDNDIEAMYPEVALIKKNKIIVKPLYLYGKI
- the minD gene encoding septum site-determining protein MinD — translated: MSEVIVITSGKGGVGKTTTTANIGTFLSMKGFKTVLVDTDIGLRNLDVVMGLENRIVYDLVDVVEGQCRLKQALIKDKRYEGLYLLPAAQTRDKTAVNPDQMRKVTDELRQEFDYILIDCPAGIEQGFKNAIAGADRALVVTTPEVSAVRDADRIIGLLEASEVNNQMLVINRIKMDMVKRGDMMNIEDIMDILAIDLLGVIPDDENIVISTNKGEPIVTDEKSLAGQAYRNLTQRLVGEDVPLINLDVNNGILERLKNLFKISSSR
- the minE gene encoding cell division topological specificity factor MinE, encoding MDLFKSFGSKRNSKNVAKERLQLLLVHDRSDVSPKFLEVMREEIMNVISNYVDIDEEGLNVEITKEKRRDDTYVPALHADIPIKKMKRVIR
- the rodA gene encoding rod shape-determining protein RodA; this translates as MLNKKLWKNFDFGLLITVILICALSIVVISSASHAIETGSYKKVIVQSFAILFGIILLFIITLFDYNQISRLSKIIYILNILVLISVLFVGKVSNGAQSWIHIGPIDIQPSEFSKIAIILTLANTFKDMDEVRSFKDLIGPLIHVGIPFIIVMLQPDLGTALVFIAIFIGMLFISGVRPKVFGGLIAAGLAMLPVAYKILKPYQRNRLLSFINPNLDPMGSGYHVIQSKIAIGSGMFWGKGLYNGSQTQLYYLPEAWTDFIYSVVGEELGFIGAASLILLYGIMLYKCWRIAFMAKDKYGYLIAVGIISMFTFHIFENIGMTVGIMPITGIPLPFMSYGGSSIVANMIAIGLLLNVGMRRQKINF
- the mgsA gene encoding methylglyoxal synthase, encoding MNIALIAHDMKKPLMVNFAIAYKNILKKCNIYATGATGQLVEEATGIKVNKFLPGPMGGDQQIGAMIAQDKMDLVIFLRDPLTAQPHEPDILALLRVCDVHSIPLATNLATAEVLIKGLDMGLLEWRNAVK
- a CDS encoding M23 family metallopeptidase — its product is MKPNKWSSTNYIKKNKVDLKKYIEIFENQFIICLVLVGVAMLLKAINIPIAKTITEGTKSVLNYNMNYENTKKGLQLVMSKIPTFKEDVIKVFSNKSEDSKNVISNNAISRMIAPIKGSVVSKFGLKVDPKTGKEIKNDGVDISVSTGESVKAVLGGEVMIADETYPDLGKVVVLRHENDVRSVYAHLSEIDVKKGDKIIQGQVIGKIGETGKITAQTLHFEIWENGKPIDPLSKVSFDAPSSDVKK
- a CDS encoding M50 family metallopeptidase, which codes for MNIDIDKIKINPFTWVFVLLLIITRYYVELVNIVLTVAIHEFSHFIMAKRLNVNVLQIEIFPFGGAAILDSSLFIRPDLEILIALAGPLSNLVFVLLLIIIAESTGISFDHLISINIIMCIFNLLPGVPLDGGRALKSILSRFIGTIKANNTAVYISYILSLALMYYGIFTLIYGYKNYELIILAIFLFIAAKKERKLSVFFHLRDVAYKKADFYKRGCMSVRQIAVLENQKISKIINCFLPLKYHIIVVLDKNLREKYRLTETELFDYAVSNGINLCVGDVLNKIK
- a CDS encoding TIGR03960 family B12-binding radical SAM protein, coding for MLDIKEKIDSILMMVNKPARYTGGEVNSVIKDTKNVDIRFAFAFPDVYEVGMSHLGMKILYHLLNDRQDTYCERVFAPWVDMEKIMRENNIPLFSLETKTPLERFDFIGFTLQYELSYTNILNMLNLAGIPIRSKDRENLPIIIAGGPCSYNPAPLSDVIDLFVIGDGEEVINELLDLYKECKKIGETKEKFLKLASTIKGIYVPSFYQEIYNEDNTISSIKPLIKDVPSSIKKRIVKDLDKTYYPEKQIVPFMNIIHDRIMLEVFRGCTRGCRFCQAGMLYRPVRERSKEHLLELADKLIKATGYEEISLSSLSTCDYSEIEGLIYDLIEKYKDMGIGVALPSTRIDAFSINLLKEIQKVRKTGLTLAPEAGTQRLRDVINKGVTEEDLINSTREAFKAGWSTVKLYFMLGLPTETMEDVRGISDLAHMVADVYKDVKGNTKGLKITVSTSTFVPKPFTPFQWYGQENMDIITKKQDLLKSLLKGHIFHYNWHETKMSFLESIISKGDRRVGQAIIRAWEKGCKFDGWDDFFKFDIWMDAFNDVGVDPYFYANRKRDFDEVFPWDIIDAGVKKDYLIREYKKSLEGVLTNDCRLYCTGCGIKELEKGVVCFETKK